From a single Ignavibacteria bacterium genomic region:
- a CDS encoding T9SS type A sorting domain-containing protein, protein MTRQLIRISVLVIFAVGSSFSQNSAGEGLGSVLNSDGSIKSGQNGSFSVSGYKMKLDEAGKPYFTNNTRIESPTSAINWSNFSNGTGIEGSQISIQINAILVNGSDIYVGGQFESIGSLICKNVAKWDGSSWSRLGSGMNSLVRALAHDGTYLYCGGGFSVAGGISASRIAKWDGTSWSAMGSGLNNYVNCLTIFNSTLYAGGEFTGSGATPLNRIARWNGSSWEGVDNGVNAVVTAMTFSATDLYVAGSFSTANSISAIRIAKWNSSSGWSALGAGFNNTPTSLVYLNGTLYAGGTFSMSGTTTVNYVAQWNGSAWTALSTGASGWVYSLATDGTDLYVGGQFASTGGVPANNIAKWNGASWSALGTGLANHVHALAFTPTQLIAGGDFTYSIATWNGTIFQFTNHHFDASNSTVLVTSLCIIGGDTYVGGVFTSIDGVPASNIAKWDGASWSPLGSGANSSVQALATDGVNLYVCGGFSVIGGITTQAVAKWNGSLWSSIGGGIQGTGYDLIWVDGSLYVGGSFNTAGGVGNSAKMIAKWDGTSWSPLGNGLNSTIYALAASGSDIYAGGEFTLSGTTSVNYIAKWDGTSWSPLGSGMNNSVSDIKISGSNLYAGGTFTTAGGTGANHIARWNGSTWISMGLGVDNFVYSICLINNHVYVAGNFYTAGGLSSVSVAKWDGSGWTSLGTGLDDAVYAIIPSWNSQGFVVSGAFITYNGSSTAKRIAVFTDSDNPLPVELVSFSGAFHDEDIHLNWQTATEIDNNGFEVERKTAVSDWMKIVFIEGHGTSNSPKYYSFEDHSITPGEKYLYRLKQIDGDGSFTHSGTIEISSAKITDFILEQNYPNPFNPATVIRFSLPLSGNVKLEVFDSKGERVAVLMDGFRESGVHSAVFDATELSSGVYLYTLSSGGLKLIRKMLLVR, encoded by the coding sequence ATGACAAGACAATTGATCAGGATTTCCGTCCTTGTGATCTTTGCTGTCGGCAGTTCCTTTTCTCAGAATTCAGCCGGTGAAGGACTCGGCTCAGTATTGAATTCTGACGGTTCAATTAAAAGCGGGCAGAACGGTTCGTTTAGCGTTTCCGGATATAAAATGAAACTTGATGAAGCCGGAAAACCGTATTTTACAAATAACACCCGGATCGAGTCTCCAACTTCAGCTATAAACTGGAGTAATTTTAGCAACGGGACCGGTATTGAGGGAAGCCAGATATCTATTCAAATAAACGCGATTCTTGTAAATGGAAGCGATATCTATGTTGGTGGTCAGTTTGAATCGATAGGAAGTCTCATCTGCAAAAATGTTGCGAAGTGGGACGGTTCGAGTTGGAGCAGACTGGGTTCAGGCATGAACTCTCTCGTGAGAGCTCTTGCACATGATGGTACATACTTGTACTGCGGAGGAGGATTTTCCGTAGCCGGGGGGATATCAGCAAGCAGAATTGCCAAATGGGACGGCACCTCATGGTCAGCTATGGGTTCCGGACTTAATAATTATGTTAATTGCCTGACAATATTCAATTCCACACTTTATGCAGGTGGAGAATTTACGGGTTCGGGTGCAACCCCGTTAAACCGGATCGCAAGATGGAATGGATCGAGCTGGGAGGGTGTTGATAACGGCGTAAATGCTGTCGTTACTGCCATGACCTTCTCTGCTACAGATCTTTATGTTGCAGGCTCTTTTTCAACTGCGAACTCAATCTCAGCAATCAGGATTGCAAAGTGGAACTCTTCCTCGGGGTGGAGTGCCTTGGGTGCCGGGTTTAATAACACCCCGACCTCACTCGTTTATCTGAACGGCACACTCTATGCAGGTGGTACCTTCAGCATGTCAGGCACCACAACAGTGAATTATGTGGCACAATGGAACGGCAGCGCATGGACTGCTCTAAGTACCGGCGCCTCGGGTTGGGTTTATTCACTTGCTACCGACGGTACCGATCTGTATGTTGGCGGACAGTTCGCGAGCACGGGTGGCGTACCTGCAAACAATATTGCAAAATGGAACGGGGCGAGCTGGTCAGCTCTCGGAACGGGATTGGCAAACCATGTGCATGCTCTCGCATTCACTCCTACACAACTTATCGCCGGAGGTGATTTTACTTACAGCATCGCTACCTGGAATGGTACAATTTTCCAGTTCACAAACCACCACTTCGATGCAAGCAACTCAACTGTGCTGGTTACATCTCTGTGTATTATCGGGGGCGACACTTATGTGGGAGGTGTTTTTACTTCGATCGATGGTGTACCCGCAAGTAATATTGCAAAGTGGGACGGAGCCTCCTGGTCACCTCTGGGCTCGGGGGCAAATTCAAGTGTTCAGGCACTTGCTACTGACGGAGTGAACTTATATGTATGTGGTGGATTTTCGGTAATAGGTGGAATAACGACTCAGGCTGTTGCAAAATGGAACGGCTCTCTTTGGAGCAGTATTGGGGGAGGGATTCAGGGCACCGGGTACGACCTCATTTGGGTGGATGGTTCGCTTTATGTTGGGGGGTCTTTCAATACAGCAGGCGGAGTTGGTAATTCTGCAAAAATGATTGCCAAGTGGGACGGCACTTCCTGGTCTCCTCTTGGAAATGGTTTGAACAGCACCATATATGCTCTCGCGGCATCCGGCAGTGACATTTATGCCGGAGGAGAATTTACTCTGTCGGGCACAACTTCAGTAAACTATATTGCCAAGTGGGATGGAACCTCCTGGTCTCCTCTTGGAAGCGGGATGAATAATTCGGTGAGTGACATTAAAATATCGGGTTCAAATTTGTACGCAGGAGGTACATTTACTACAGCAGGTGGAACGGGTGCGAATCACATTGCAAGATGGAATGGTTCGACATGGATTTCAATGGGCTTGGGGGTGGACAACTTTGTATACAGTATTTGTCTCATCAACAACCATGTTTATGTTGCCGGCAACTTCTATACTGCAGGGGGGCTCTCTTCAGTCTCGGTCGCCAAATGGGATGGATCCGGATGGACCTCTTTAGGCACGGGACTCGACGATGCGGTTTATGCAATTATTCCATCCTGGAATTCACAAGGTTTTGTGGTTTCCGGGGCATTCATCACTTACAACGGTTCCAGTACTGCGAAAAGAATTGCGGTCTTCACCGACTCCGATAACCCGCTTCCCGTTGAGCTTGTCTCGTTTTCGGGGGCATTTCATGATGAAGATATCCACCTCAACTGGCAAACAGCGACAGAGATCGACAACAACGGCTTCGAAGTGGAGAGAAAAACCGCTGTGTCTGACTGGATGAAGATCGTCTTCATCGAGGGACACGGAACCAGCAACTCACCGAAATATTATTCATTCGAGGATCATTCAATTACCCCGGGTGAAAAATATCTCTATCGCCTTAAACAGATAGACGGTGACGGATCATTTACCCACTCCGGCACCATTGAAATTTCTTCCGCCAAAATAACTGATTTTATCCTCGAACAGAATTATCCCAACCCGTTTAATCCTGCAACTGTCATCCGTTTTTCTCTACCTCTTTCGGGGAATGTAAAACTGGAAGTCTTCGACTCAAAAGGTGAACGGGTGGCAGTTTTGATGGACGGATTCCGTGAATCCGGTGTTCATTCCGCAGTATTCGATGCAACAGAGCTTTCTTCCGGAGTATACCTCTACACCCTCAGTTCAGGGGGGCTGAAACTGATACGAAAGATGCTTTTGGTCAGATAA
- a CDS encoding T9SS type A sorting domain-containing protein: MKQLRFVFLAVVFSAFNIVSQQLLSIPVMNGQANHFRLHTEHSQFTDIAKLISDQLYRYSFRGERVPEKPASSNIYLPQEVTVNLKSGTNEKYYFIYNSVGHLTGELYQTYQNSAWVNHTQYTFTNNSAGNRLTSLQHQWLNNAWLNHYYDTYTYDSQNRLTELTSQTWINSAWVNQNKMTTVWSSAGNPLIMTFYMWLNNAWEYQMRFTYTYNSFGQPLTMLMENWINSQWFPLHRSLYTYTANGHPMMLLVEHYENSMWISDHRSQYTCDGTGCIVTELQESYDGSAWLKDALYSNTYNPAGYQTVQIMQLWSNNAWENSSKITWGRTQWGSVASFLLQGSDGIVWYDQEKSDYTFDVHGNGLTGAGFKWQANAWVESDMFLELSYNGSVGDGGYYGYTYSAVYQSFTDISDLSPAPETFKLYQNFPNPFNPLTVLRYELPVAGNITMTVYNSLGKKVKEILNAEMPAGNYEMVFDGENLSSGAYFLRMDAAGFSKTIKLLLLK; the protein is encoded by the coding sequence ATGAAACAGCTAAGATTTGTTTTTTTGGCTGTTGTGTTTTCCGCTTTTAATATTGTCTCACAACAGCTTTTGTCAATCCCTGTCATGAATGGACAGGCGAACCACTTCAGACTCCACACAGAGCACAGCCAATTCACAGATATTGCGAAGTTAATCTCTGATCAGTTATATCGCTATTCCTTCAGGGGAGAGCGGGTACCGGAAAAACCAGCTTCATCAAATATCTATCTACCCCAGGAAGTCACGGTAAATCTGAAGAGCGGGACAAATGAAAAATATTATTTCATCTACAACAGCGTGGGTCACCTTACAGGTGAGTTATATCAAACATATCAGAACTCTGCCTGGGTAAATCATACACAATACACATTTACAAACAATTCTGCAGGCAACAGGCTTACTTCCCTCCAACATCAATGGCTAAACAACGCATGGCTAAATCACTATTATGATACATACACCTACGACAGCCAAAACCGCCTTACTGAATTGACATCGCAAACCTGGATAAATTCGGCATGGGTCAATCAAAACAAAATGACAACGGTTTGGAGCTCCGCCGGTAATCCTCTAATAATGACCTTCTACATGTGGTTGAACAACGCATGGGAATATCAGATGAGGTTCACCTACACCTACAATTCCTTCGGGCAACCCCTGACCATGCTAATGGAGAACTGGATTAACAGCCAATGGTTTCCCCTTCACCGGAGTCTTTATACTTACACAGCGAATGGTCATCCGATGATGCTTTTGGTAGAACATTATGAAAACTCCATGTGGATATCCGATCACAGAAGCCAATATACATGTGACGGCACGGGATGCATCGTCACCGAGTTGCAGGAAAGTTATGACGGTTCTGCCTGGCTAAAGGATGCTCTCTACAGCAATACTTATAATCCTGCCGGTTACCAGACTGTCCAGATTATGCAACTCTGGAGCAACAACGCATGGGAAAACAGTTCAAAAATCACCTGGGGAAGAACGCAATGGGGAAGTGTCGCCTCATTTCTTCTTCAGGGGTCGGATGGAATTGTATGGTATGATCAGGAGAAGTCTGACTACACATTTGATGTCCATGGGAACGGACTGACCGGTGCAGGTTTCAAATGGCAAGCCAATGCCTGGGTTGAAAGCGATATGTTCCTTGAGTTGTCATATAATGGAAGTGTGGGTGACGGTGGTTACTACGGTTACACATACTCAGCCGTTTATCAGTCTTTCACTGATATCAGCGATCTTTCACCTGCTCCGGAGACTTTCAAACTGTATCAAAACTTCCCGAATCCGTTTAATCCTCTCACGGTTCTTCGATATGAACTTCCCGTCGCCGGAAATATCACAATGACGGTTTACAATTCCCTCGGAAAGAAAGTGAAGGAGATTCTTAATGCTGAAATGCCGGCGGGAAACTATGAAATGGTGTTTGATGGTGAAAATCTTTCATCAGGAGCATATTTCCTTCGGATGGATGCAGCCGGATTTTCAAAGACCATCAAACTCTTGCTGCTGAAATAG